One Sodalinema gerasimenkoae IPPAS B-353 DNA segment encodes these proteins:
- a CDS encoding UDP-N-acetylmuramoyl-tripeptide--D-alanyl-D-alanine ligase, which translates to MRVFLQHLAHVLAATPKGCSDQSLNRACTGISTDTRSVNPGNLFIALPGERFDGHDFVYTARERGAIAVLVHHPLDDETLPQLVVPDTLAAYQRLGRWWRDTHAVPVIGVTGSVGKTTTKELIAAVLGIHGNVLKTQDNFNNEIGVPKTLLQLNENHTYAVVEMAMRGKGQIAELTHIARPDIGVITNVGTAHIGLLGSREAIAQAKCELLAEMPQTGCAVLNADDTLLIETAAQVWSGKTVTFGLTAGDLQGKLIDSQTLELEGISYPLPLPGRHNALNYLAAIAVARLLNLNTNRLNHGLAVNIPNGRAQKHLLPGDVVFLDETYNAGLESMLASLDLLAESPGQRRIAVLGTMKELGEQSLDFHRQVGERVKQLNLDALFVLAELPEAKAMADGAYGISFVDIENLESPQAHDALASRLREFLQEGDRVLFKASHSVALDRIIQRLKA; encoded by the coding sequence ATGCGCGTTTTCCTCCAGCATCTTGCCCATGTCCTTGCCGCCACCCCCAAAGGCTGTTCAGACCAATCTCTGAATCGTGCTTGTACCGGGATTTCCACCGATACGCGCAGCGTGAATCCTGGGAATTTGTTTATTGCCTTGCCGGGGGAACGGTTTGATGGTCATGATTTTGTCTATACGGCCCGGGAACGGGGGGCGATCGCCGTCTTGGTTCACCATCCTCTCGATGATGAGACGCTGCCGCAACTGGTCGTTCCCGATACGCTGGCAGCCTATCAACGGTTGGGCCGCTGGTGGCGGGATACTCATGCCGTTCCGGTGATTGGGGTGACGGGTTCGGTGGGGAAAACCACCACCAAGGAACTGATTGCGGCGGTGTTAGGGATTCATGGCAATGTCCTGAAAACTCAAGACAACTTCAATAATGAAATTGGTGTTCCCAAAACCCTGTTGCAATTGAATGAGAATCACACCTATGCCGTGGTAGAAATGGCCATGCGGGGAAAGGGGCAAATTGCCGAACTGACCCATATTGCCCGCCCAGATATTGGGGTAATTACCAATGTGGGAACAGCCCATATTGGTTTGTTGGGATCGCGAGAGGCGATCGCCCAGGCCAAATGCGAACTCTTGGCGGAAATGCCCCAAACCGGCTGTGCGGTTCTCAATGCCGATGATACGTTGTTAATCGAGACGGCGGCCCAGGTTTGGTCTGGGAAAACCGTCACCTTTGGCTTAACCGCCGGGGACTTACAGGGCAAACTGATTGATTCCCAAACCCTGGAATTAGAGGGAATCTCCTATCCTCTCCCCCTTCCCGGCCGACATAACGCCCTCAATTATCTGGCGGCGATCGCCGTGGCCCGCCTCCTCAACCTCAACACCAACCGCCTCAACCACGGCTTAGCCGTAAATATTCCCAATGGCCGGGCCCAGAAACATCTCCTCCCTGGGGATGTGGTGTTTCTCGATGAAACCTATAACGCCGGACTCGAATCGATGTTGGCTTCTTTAGACTTATTAGCAGAGAGTCCGGGCCAACGTCGCATTGCCGTGTTAGGAACCATGAAGGAGTTAGGGGAACAATCCCTGGACTTTCACCGACAGGTGGGGGAACGGGTGAAGCAACTGAATTTAGATGCCTTGTTTGTCCTCGCCGAACTCCCAGAAGCCAAAGCCATGGCAGATGGGGCCTATGGAATCTCCTTTGTGGATATCGAAAACTTGGAGAGTCCCCAGGCCCATGATGCCCTAGCCTCACGCCTGCGGGAGTTCTTGCAAGAGGGCGATCGCGTCTTGTTCAAAGCCTCCCATTCCGTCGCCCTCGATCGCATTATCCAACGCCTGAAAGCCTAG